One part of the Brevundimonas subvibrioides ATCC 15264 genome encodes these proteins:
- a CDS encoding bifunctional 2-C-methyl-D-erythritol 4-phosphate cytidylyltransferase/2-C-methyl-D-erythritol 2,4-cyclodiphosphate synthase, giving the protein MTFAAIVVAAGSGSRAGGDKQWRPLGGKPVVRWSVEALLNAGAEQVVVVVASDGHGRAADALAGLSHWTAVSGGADRSDSVQAGLRALSGPGDRIVLVHDAARPLLSPDVIARLIAGLAEADGAIAALPVADTLKRGEAERIEATVDRAGLWRAQTPQAFRADRLLAAYAAWPAGETPTDDAAVVERDGGTVRLVAGDPRLMKLTYPEDFAMAEAMISRQTRVGSGFDVHRWGPGSSVWLCGVEIAHDQTLIGHSDADAGLHALTDAILGALGAGDIGDHFPPEDPQWKGAASDRFLVHAAELVKARGGEIVHVDVTLICERPKVKPYRQAMRERLAELLALPLDAVSVKATTTETLGFTGRGEGLAAQAVATIELPR; this is encoded by the coding sequence ATGACCTTTGCAGCGATCGTGGTGGCGGCCGGCTCCGGTTCCCGGGCCGGCGGGGACAAGCAGTGGCGACCGCTGGGCGGCAAGCCCGTGGTCCGCTGGTCGGTCGAGGCGCTGCTGAACGCCGGAGCCGAACAGGTGGTCGTGGTCGTGGCGTCAGACGGTCACGGCAGGGCGGCCGATGCCCTGGCCGGCCTGTCGCACTGGACGGCGGTGAGCGGCGGGGCGGACCGAAGCGATTCGGTTCAAGCGGGCCTGCGCGCCCTGTCCGGCCCCGGCGATCGGATCGTTCTGGTGCACGACGCGGCGCGGCCGCTGCTGTCCCCGGACGTGATCGCCCGTCTGATTGCGGGCCTGGCCGAGGCCGATGGAGCCATCGCTGCCCTGCCCGTCGCCGATACGCTGAAGCGGGGCGAGGCGGAACGGATCGAGGCGACGGTCGACCGCGCCGGCCTCTGGCGCGCCCAGACACCCCAGGCCTTTCGCGCCGACCGCCTGCTGGCCGCCTATGCCGCGTGGCCGGCGGGCGAGACACCGACCGACGACGCGGCCGTGGTCGAGCGCGACGGCGGCACCGTGCGCCTCGTGGCGGGCGATCCGCGTCTGATGAAACTGACCTATCCCGAGGATTTCGCCATGGCCGAAGCTATGATCTCCCGACAGACCCGCGTGGGCTCCGGTTTCGACGTCCACCGCTGGGGTCCGGGATCGTCGGTCTGGCTGTGCGGCGTCGAGATCGCTCACGACCAGACCCTGATCGGTCATTCCGACGCGGACGCCGGCCTGCATGCCCTGACAGACGCGATCCTCGGCGCGCTGGGCGCGGGCGACATCGGCGATCACTTCCCGCCGGAGGATCCGCAGTGGAAGGGCGCGGCCTCGGACCGGTTCCTCGTCCATGCGGCCGAACTGGTGAAGGCGCGCGGGGGCGAGATCGTCCATGTCGACGTCACCCTGATCTGCGAACGGCCCAAGGTGAAACCGTACCGGCAGGCCATGCGCGAGCGCCTGGCCGAACTGCTGGCCCTGCCGCTGGACGCGGTCAGCGTGAAGGCGACGACGACCGAGACCCTGGGCTTCACCGGCCGGGGTGAAGGCCTGGCGGCCCAGGCCGTGGCGACGATCGAACTGCCCCGCTGA
- the dusB gene encoding tRNA dihydrouridine synthase DusB: MSTGFLIGDVTIPGRVLMAPMTGITDLPFRQLACRLGAAYVATEMVASAELARGRPDVMRRAAVGDGLPLTVIQLVGRDPAAMAQGARMAEAAGADIVDLNFGCPAKEVTGSASGSALMRTPDLAGRIMAAVVAATSRPVTVKMRLGWDDASRNAAELAARAEDLGVKAVTVHGRTRQQFYTGHADWDAIAAVKTAVGIPVIVNGDIITADQAREALQKSGADALMLGRGVYGRPWLAAHLERALRDGTVLTEPGAAERFDIVVDHMRASIAFYGPGLGLKMFRKHLGWYVEQAPWPASADDRRAAKGQICRLDDPEAVVRVLADLWHVPATQHLRNVAVEFSPQVAEAAST; this comes from the coding sequence ATGAGCACAGGGTTCCTGATCGGCGACGTGACCATTCCCGGACGGGTGCTGATGGCCCCCATGACCGGGATCACCGACCTGCCGTTCCGGCAGCTGGCCTGTCGTCTGGGCGCGGCCTATGTCGCGACCGAGATGGTGGCCTCGGCCGAGCTAGCGCGCGGACGGCCCGACGTCATGCGCCGTGCGGCCGTCGGCGACGGACTGCCCCTGACGGTCATCCAACTGGTGGGCCGCGATCCGGCGGCGATGGCCCAGGGGGCCCGCATGGCCGAGGCGGCGGGGGCCGACATCGTCGATCTGAATTTCGGCTGCCCGGCCAAGGAGGTCACGGGCTCGGCCTCGGGTTCGGCCCTGATGCGGACGCCGGATCTGGCGGGGCGGATCATGGCGGCGGTGGTGGCGGCCACGTCGCGTCCGGTCACGGTCAAGATGCGGCTGGGCTGGGACGACGCCAGCCGCAACGCCGCCGAACTGGCGGCGCGCGCTGAAGACCTGGGCGTGAAGGCGGTGACCGTTCACGGCCGCACGCGCCAGCAGTTCTACACCGGCCATGCCGACTGGGATGCGATCGCGGCGGTCAAGACCGCGGTCGGCATCCCGGTCATCGTCAACGGCGACATCATTACCGCCGATCAGGCGCGGGAGGCCCTGCAGAAGTCGGGGGCCGACGCCCTGATGCTGGGCCGCGGCGTCTACGGCCGGCCCTGGCTCGCCGCCCATCTCGAGCGGGCGCTGCGTGACGGGACCGTGCTGACCGAGCCGGGGGCGGCCGAGCGCTTCGACATCGTCGTGGATCACATGCGGGCCTCGATCGCCTTCTACGGCCCGGGGCTGGGCCTCAAGATGTTCCGCAAGCATCTGGGCTGGTACGTCGAACAGGCCCCCTGGCCCGCCTCGGCGGACGACCGGCGGGCGGCCAAGGGCCAGATCTGTCGCCTCGATGATCCGGAGGCGGTCGTCCGGGTGCTGGCGGATCTCTGGCACGTCCCGGCCACGCAGCATTTGCGCAACGTCGCTGTTGAGTTTTCGCCACAGGTAGCCGAAGCTGCCTCGACATGA
- a CDS encoding sensor histidine kinase NtrY-like, with the protein MNDTPVQPSATDGEASLWGWLEAGRMRAAFGAAYALAFLIAGAAIWLVAVAPGAAAGDDARATASRAVLYILIANLVLIGGLGAIIGSRVLRLSQRRADDPGARLHLRFVTLFSLVAVVPAVLIALVFGLLVNRGVDQWFSQNVRSAVENGATIGRAYIADVGGGLDRDLETMANELGGVRDVFDNRIQFSGALTQIAEFFGYPAVYILNGNGEVLARGELPDAPAYVAPPREVFETAAEGNEVPVTVTEHPDTVRAVYPLPDYGDAYLYVVRPLAPGIVAQMRNGEESIQGYRVAEESRARLQAAFALSYLETALLVLVGAVWLGMSAASAISAPIGRLVKAADQVAAGDLSARVEADGAPGEIATLSRAFNRMTGDLQAQQAALKTASDEAQDRSRFIETVLSGVSAGVIGLDRRGRISAINDSALQLLSISEVEVRGQSLASVAPELGELVRRVEAHIEEDIDVSREGEMRRLRVRIEGGVGGEMVLTFDDITRLVTAQRNAAWRDVARRIAHEIKNPLTPIQLSAERLKRKFRPAITEDLEIFDRCTDTIIRQVGDIGRMVDEFSSFARMPAPRFTNENPAELLREAVFAQRVAAPDMVVDLVEPLPKARMKADGRMVGQALANILKNAGEAVAARRLGTPAAEDDVAISARLEVENGIATFIIEDAGKGLPVRDRDRLTEPYVTTREKGTGLGLAIVKRICEDHGGDLKLSDADTLGGAKICLIFPLIPTGKADRAPEPQSSRTLAAE; encoded by the coding sequence ATGAACGACACGCCGGTCCAGCCCAGTGCGACAGATGGCGAGGCATCCCTGTGGGGATGGCTGGAGGCCGGTCGGATGCGTGCGGCGTTCGGCGCGGCCTATGCACTGGCCTTCCTGATTGCCGGAGCCGCCATCTGGCTCGTTGCCGTGGCACCTGGTGCCGCCGCTGGAGATGACGCTCGCGCCACGGCCAGCCGCGCGGTCCTCTACATCCTCATCGCCAATCTGGTTCTGATCGGGGGTCTGGGGGCCATCATCGGCAGTCGCGTGCTGCGTCTGTCTCAACGTCGGGCGGACGATCCGGGCGCGCGCCTGCACCTTCGGTTCGTGACACTGTTCTCGCTGGTGGCGGTCGTGCCCGCAGTGCTGATCGCGCTGGTCTTCGGCCTGCTGGTCAATCGGGGCGTGGACCAGTGGTTCAGCCAGAACGTCCGCTCGGCCGTCGAGAACGGGGCCACGATCGGCCGGGCCTATATCGCCGATGTCGGCGGCGGGCTGGATCGCGATCTGGAGACCATGGCCAACGAACTCGGCGGAGTGCGCGACGTGTTCGACAACCGGATCCAGTTCTCGGGCGCCCTGACGCAGATTGCGGAGTTCTTCGGCTATCCCGCCGTCTACATCCTGAACGGCAACGGCGAGGTGCTGGCCCGCGGTGAACTGCCGGATGCCCCCGCCTATGTCGCTCCGCCGCGCGAGGTGTTCGAAACCGCGGCCGAGGGCAATGAAGTGCCGGTGACGGTGACCGAGCATCCCGACACGGTCCGAGCCGTCTATCCGCTGCCGGACTACGGCGACGCCTATCTGTACGTCGTCCGGCCGCTGGCCCCCGGCATCGTCGCCCAGATGCGAAACGGCGAGGAGTCGATCCAGGGCTATCGCGTCGCCGAGGAGAGCCGCGCGCGGCTGCAGGCCGCCTTTGCGCTCAGCTATCTGGAGACGGCGCTGCTGGTGCTCGTCGGCGCGGTCTGGCTCGGCATGTCGGCGGCCAGCGCGATCTCGGCCCCGATCGGCCGGCTGGTGAAGGCCGCGGACCAGGTGGCGGCGGGCGACCTGTCCGCGCGGGTCGAGGCCGACGGCGCGCCGGGCGAGATCGCCACCCTGTCGCGCGCCTTCAACCGCATGACCGGCGACCTCCAGGCCCAGCAGGCCGCGCTCAAGACCGCCAGCGACGAGGCCCAGGACCGCAGCCGCTTCATCGAGACCGTCCTGTCCGGGGTCAGCGCGGGCGTCATCGGGCTGGACCGGCGCGGCCGGATTTCCGCGATCAACGACAGCGCCCTGCAGCTGCTGTCGATCTCCGAGGTCGAGGTGCGCGGCCAGAGCCTGGCCAGCGTCGCGCCCGAGCTGGGCGAGCTGGTCCGGCGCGTCGAGGCCCATATCGAGGAAGACATCGATGTCTCGCGCGAGGGTGAGATGCGCCGGCTGCGCGTCCGGATCGAGGGCGGCGTGGGCGGCGAGATGGTGCTGACTTTCGACGACATCACCCGTCTGGTCACGGCGCAGCGGAATGCCGCCTGGCGCGACGTGGCCCGCCGCATCGCCCACGAGATCAAGAACCCCCTGACGCCGATCCAGCTGTCGGCCGAGCGGCTGAAGCGCAAATTCCGCCCCGCCATCACCGAGGATCTCGAGATCTTCGATCGCTGCACCGACACCATCATCCGTCAGGTTGGCGACATTGGCCGGATGGTGGACGAGTTCTCCTCCTTCGCCCGCATGCCGGCCCCGCGCTTCACCAACGAGAACCCCGCCGAACTGCTGCGCGAGGCGGTCTTCGCCCAGCGGGTTGCCGCGCCGGACATGGTCGTCGACCTGGTTGAGCCCCTGCCCAAGGCGAGGATGAAGGCGGACGGCCGGATGGTCGGCCAGGCCCTGGCCAATATCCTGAAGAACGCCGGAGAGGCCGTCGCCGCCCGCCGTCTCGGCACGCCCGCGGCCGAGGACGATGTCGCCATCAGCGCCCGGCTGGAGGTCGAGAACGGCATCGCCACCTTCATCATCGAGGATGCCGGCAAAGGCCTGCCCGTCCGTGACCGCGACCGCCTGACCGAGCCCTATGTCACGACCCGCGAGAAGGGCACCGGCCTCGGTCTCGCGATCGTCAAGCGCATCTGCGAGGACCACGGCGGCGACCTGAAACTGTCAGATGCCGACACCTTGGGCGGTGCCAAAATCTGTCTGATCTTTCCCCTCATTCCCACCGGCAAAGCCGACCGCGCGCCCGAGCCTCAAAGCTCGCGCACGCTGGCGGCCGAATAG
- a CDS encoding sigma-54-dependent transcriptional regulator, producing MRSNGADILVVDDEADIRDLVSGLLEDEGHAVRVASSSEEALAGIRARKPSLIVLDIWMQGGGMDGLELLDVVKALDADLPVVMISGHGNIETAVSALKRGAYDFIEKPFKSDRLVVVIERALEAASLKRENRRLRAQAMTPTGLIGRSAAAQVLRTTIVKVAPANSRVLISGPPGSGKELVARQIHEASPRAKSEFVAISAAGMTPERLDLELFGEEGHDGRPRKIGVFERAHNGTLYLDDVGDMPRESQSRILRVLVEQRFRRVGGEQDVQVDVRVVTSTSRDLKSEITEGRFREDLFHRLNVVPIRVPPLSERREDIAELVEYFIETLAASQGLPRRRLGDDAIAVLQVHPWPGNVRQLRNNVERLLILATGDLNDPISADMLPQEVASNGASGMGTERTIALPLREAREVFEREYLAAQIMRFGGNISRTAAFIGMERSALHRKLKSLGVSPSRGGEDEDGSVD from the coding sequence ATGCGTTCAAACGGTGCCGATATTCTGGTCGTCGACGACGAGGCCGACATCCGCGACCTGGTCTCCGGGCTGCTCGAGGACGAGGGTCACGCCGTGCGCGTGGCCTCCAGCTCGGAGGAGGCCCTGGCCGGCATCCGCGCCAGAAAGCCCAGCCTGATCGTGCTGGACATCTGGATGCAGGGCGGGGGCATGGACGGGCTGGAGCTGCTCGACGTGGTCAAGGCGCTCGACGCCGACCTGCCGGTGGTCATGATCTCCGGCCACGGCAACATCGAGACGGCCGTCAGCGCCCTGAAGCGCGGGGCCTATGACTTCATCGAGAAGCCCTTCAAGTCCGACCGGCTGGTCGTCGTCATCGAGCGCGCTCTGGAAGCCGCCTCGCTGAAGCGCGAGAACCGCCGCCTGCGGGCCCAGGCCATGACGCCCACGGGCCTGATCGGTCGCTCGGCGGCCGCCCAGGTGCTGCGGACCACCATCGTCAAGGTCGCCCCCGCCAACAGCCGCGTCCTGATCTCGGGTCCGCCCGGATCGGGCAAGGAGCTGGTCGCGCGCCAGATCCACGAGGCCAGCCCGCGCGCGAAGAGCGAGTTCGTCGCCATCTCCGCCGCCGGCATGACGCCCGAACGTCTCGATCTGGAGCTGTTCGGCGAGGAAGGCCACGACGGCCGTCCGCGCAAGATCGGCGTGTTCGAGCGCGCCCACAACGGCACCCTCTACCTCGACGACGTCGGCGACATGCCCCGCGAGAGCCAGAGCCGCATCCTGCGCGTACTGGTCGAGCAGCGCTTCCGGCGCGTCGGCGGCGAACAGGACGTCCAGGTCGACGTCCGCGTCGTCACCTCGACCTCGCGCGACCTCAAGAGCGAGATCACCGAGGGCCGCTTCCGCGAGGATCTGTTCCACCGGCTGAACGTGGTGCCGATCCGCGTCCCGCCGCTGTCGGAACGCCGCGAGGACATCGCCGAACTGGTGGAGTATTTCATCGAGACCCTGGCGGCCTCGCAGGGGCTGCCCCGGCGCCGGCTGGGCGACGACGCCATCGCCGTGCTCCAGGTCCACCCCTGGCCCGGCAACGTCCGCCAGCTCCGGAACAACGTCGAACGGCTGTTGATCCTGGCCACCGGCGACCTGAACGACCCGATCTCGGCCGACATGCTGCCCCAGGAGGTCGCCTCGAACGGGGCGTCGGGCATGGGCACCGAACGCACCATCGCCCTGCCGCTGCGCGAGGCCCGCGAGGTGTTCGAGCGCGAGTATCTGGCCGCCCAGATCATGCGTTTCGGCGGCAACATCTCGCGCACGGCCGCCTTCATCGGCATGGAGCGGTCGGCGCTGCACAGAAAGCTGAAGTCGCTGGGCGTCTCGCCCTCGCGCGGCGGCGAAGACGAAGACGGGAGTGTCGACTGA
- a CDS encoding D-amino-acid transaminase: MSRVAYVNGVYQRHAEATIHVEDRGFQFADGVYEVWSVFGGRMADFEGHMTRLHRSLNELRIDIPMSAESLTRVLKETIRRNRVRDGIVYLQVTRGTARRDHPFPAPGTPPSVVVTSKSIPFARSQAQAAKGVAVVTHPDIRWGRCDIKTVGLLPNVLAKQAARDKGAYEAWMVDEMGLVTEGSSTNAWIVDKAGKLRTRDTQANILKGITRTAIMAMIEAEGIELDERPFSVEEAKEAKEAFFTAAGAFVMPAISIDGVKIGDGKPGPIATKLRARYLEEAKREAI; this comes from the coding sequence ATGTCACGGGTCGCCTATGTGAACGGGGTCTACCAGCGCCACGCCGAGGCGACGATCCACGTCGAGGATCGCGGCTTCCAGTTCGCCGACGGGGTCTATGAGGTCTGGTCGGTCTTCGGCGGCCGGATGGCCGATTTCGAGGGCCACATGACCCGGCTGCATCGCAGCCTGAACGAGCTGCGCATCGACATCCCGATGTCGGCCGAGTCCCTGACCCGGGTGCTCAAGGAAACCATCCGCCGGAACCGCGTCCGCGACGGCATCGTCTATCTGCAGGTCACGCGCGGCACGGCCCGCCGCGACCACCCGTTCCCCGCGCCTGGCACCCCGCCCAGCGTGGTGGTGACGTCCAAATCCATTCCCTTCGCCCGGTCCCAGGCCCAGGCGGCCAAGGGCGTGGCGGTGGTCACCCATCCGGACATCCGTTGGGGCCGCTGCGACATCAAGACCGTCGGCCTTCTGCCCAATGTCCTCGCCAAACAGGCCGCGCGCGACAAGGGGGCCTATGAGGCCTGGATGGTCGACGAGATGGGCCTGGTCACCGAGGGCTCCTCGACCAATGCCTGGATCGTCGACAAGGCCGGCAAGCTGCGCACCCGCGACACCCAGGCCAATATCCTCAAGGGCATCACCCGCACGGCCATCATGGCGATGATCGAGGCCGAGGGGATCGAACTGGACGAACGGCCCTTCAGTGTCGAAGAGGCCAAGGAGGCGAAGGAGGCCTTCTTCACCGCCGCCGGGGCCTTCGTCATGCCCGCCATCTCGATCGACGGCGTGAAGATCGGCGACGGCAAGCCCGGCCCCATCGCGACGAAACTGCGGGCCCGCTACCTTGAAGAGGCGAAGCGCGAGGCCATCTAG
- the hfq gene encoding RNA chaperone Hfq, which produces MSQDKRQNLQDTFLNSVRKTKTPLTIFLVNGVKLQGIVTWFDNFCVLLRRDGQSQLVYKHAISTIMPSAPVQLYEPEADED; this is translated from the coding sequence ATGTCGCAAGACAAGCGTCAGAACCTTCAGGACACCTTCCTCAACTCGGTCCGCAAGACCAAGACCCCCCTGACCATCTTCCTCGTCAACGGCGTCAAGCTGCAGGGCATCGTGACCTGGTTCGACAACTTCTGTGTGCTGCTGCGCCGCGATGGCCAGTCGCAACTGGTCTACAAGCACGCCATCTCCACCATCATGCCGTCCGCGCCCGTGCAGCTGTACGAGCCCGAGGCCGACGAGGATTGA
- the hflX gene encoding GTPase HflX, with the protein MLPSPLQPVRPSLTTKLIDHSVPLIRAVVIHPDMGERSSRPAQERLEEAAGLARALDLDVRAEEVVRLRKTTPATLFGTGKVEELAALIRAAEAEAAVIDDDLTPVQQRNLEKEWDCKVIDRTGLILEIFGRRARTKEGRLQVELARLDYEKSRLVRTWTHLERQRGGTGSTGGPGETQIELDRRLIADRIVKLKGELEEVRRTRGLHRKQRKKAPFPAVALVGYTNAGKSTLFNRLTGSEVLAKDLLFATLDTTQRTIRLPQGRPAIIADTVGFISDLPHELVESFRATLEEVGEADLILHVRDIASADTAAQAKDVEDVLKQIEQPEGKPRRILEVWNKTDLLDPEAREAVEGQAARSGNTAVAVSAWTGQGIETLRQAITDLIDDDPETELILQPSQGEALAWLYEHGRVTARDTDDQGRMLLTVRLDPQAMGRFERQFG; encoded by the coding sequence ATGTTGCCTTCTCCGCTTCAGCCCGTGAGACCCAGCCTGACCACCAAACTCATCGACCATTCCGTCCCCCTGATCCGGGCGGTCGTCATCCATCCCGACATGGGCGAGCGATCGTCCCGACCGGCGCAGGAACGGCTTGAAGAGGCCGCCGGCCTCGCCCGCGCGCTGGACCTCGACGTCCGGGCGGAAGAGGTCGTGCGCCTGCGCAAGACCACCCCTGCCACCCTGTTCGGCACCGGCAAGGTCGAGGAACTGGCCGCCCTGATCCGCGCCGCCGAGGCCGAGGCCGCCGTCATCGACGACGACCTGACGCCTGTCCAGCAGCGCAATCTGGAAAAGGAATGGGACTGCAAGGTCATCGACCGCACCGGCCTGATCCTCGAGATCTTCGGCCGTCGCGCCCGGACGAAAGAGGGCCGGCTGCAGGTCGAACTGGCCCGGCTGGACTATGAGAAGTCGCGCCTGGTCCGCACCTGGACCCACCTGGAGCGTCAGCGGGGCGGCACCGGCTCGACCGGCGGTCCCGGCGAGACCCAGATCGAGCTTGACCGCCGCCTGATCGCCGACCGCATCGTCAAGCTGAAGGGCGAGCTGGAAGAGGTCCGCCGCACCCGCGGCCTGCACAGGAAACAGCGCAAGAAGGCCCCGTTCCCGGCCGTCGCCCTGGTCGGCTACACCAACGCCGGCAAGTCGACCCTGTTCAACCGGCTGACGGGGTCCGAGGTCCTGGCCAAGGACCTGCTGTTCGCCACCCTGGACACCACCCAGCGCACGATCCGCCTCCCGCAGGGCCGCCCCGCCATCATCGCCGACACCGTGGGCTTCATCTCCGACCTGCCGCACGAACTGGTCGAGAGCTTCCGCGCGACCCTCGAAGAGGTGGGCGAGGCCGACCTGATCCTGCACGTCCGCGACATCGCCTCGGCCGACACGGCGGCCCAGGCCAAAGACGTCGAGGACGTCCTGAAACAGATCGAGCAGCCGGAAGGAAAGCCCCGCCGCATCCTCGAGGTCTGGAACAAGACCGACCTCTTGGACCCCGAGGCCCGCGAGGCCGTCGAGGGCCAGGCCGCCCGCTCCGGCAACACCGCCGTCGCCGTCTCCGCCTGGACCGGGCAGGGGATCGAGACCCTGCGCCAGGCCATCACCGACCTGATCGACGACGACCCGGAGACCGAGCTGATCCTCCAGCCCTCACAGGGCGAGGCCCTGGCCTGGCTGTACGAACACGGCCGGGTGACGGCGCGGGACACGGACGACCAGGGGCGGATGCTGCTGACCGTGCGGCTGGACCCTCAGGCCATGGGGCGGTTCGAGCGGCAGTTCGGCTAG
- a CDS encoding Pr6Pr family membrane protein: MRIETASARVAAGLIALLAWIGLAVQFVAVTAQVGSVTEAVWVMLRYFTVLTNLLAALVLTGLAVGQSACRSPRLLGLLTLSILFVGVVYAVLLRGLLELSGGALFADTVMHYVVPSLVPVFWLLFAPKGALRWHDPVIWAVYPVAYFVYALARGASDGKYPYPFMDIPVVGLPSALATVAIILILYLAAGLLLVGLGRWMGRSGGVS; encoded by the coding sequence ATGCGCATCGAAACCGCGAGTGCTCGCGTGGCAGCGGGTCTGATCGCGCTGTTGGCGTGGATTGGCCTGGCGGTGCAGTTCGTGGCTGTGACGGCGCAGGTCGGATCAGTCACCGAGGCTGTGTGGGTCATGCTGAGGTACTTCACGGTCCTGACCAATCTGCTGGCTGCGTTGGTTTTGACGGGACTTGCCGTCGGTCAATCCGCGTGCCGTTCGCCGCGCCTTCTGGGCCTTCTGACGCTTTCCATCCTCTTTGTCGGCGTGGTCTACGCCGTCCTGCTCAGAGGGCTGCTGGAGCTGAGCGGTGGAGCGCTGTTCGCAGACACCGTCATGCACTACGTCGTGCCATCCCTCGTTCCCGTGTTCTGGCTTCTGTTCGCCCCCAAAGGCGCATTACGGTGGCATGACCCGGTGATATGGGCTGTCTATCCGGTGGCATATTTCGTGTATGCGCTGGCGCGTGGCGCGTCTGACGGAAAATATCCCTATCCGTTTATGGACATCCCCGTCGTTGGTTTGCCGTCAGCGCTCGCCACGGTGGCGATTATTTTGATCCTCTACCTCGCGGCAGGTTTGCTGCTGGTTGGTCTGGGGCGATGGATGGGGCGGTCGGGCGGGGTCTCCTGA
- the rpmG gene encoding 50S ribosomal protein L33 has protein sequence MAKPASIKIRLNSTADTGFFYVTKKNARTMTEKMVVNKYDPVVRKHVEFKEGKIK, from the coding sequence ATGGCCAAGCCCGCCTCAATCAAGATCCGCCTGAACTCGACCGCCGACACCGGCTTCTTCTACGTCACCAAGAAGAACGCCCGCACGATGACGGAAAAGATGGTCGTCAACAAATACGATCCCGTCGTGCGCAAGCACGTCGAGTTCAAGGAAGGCAAGATCAAGTAA
- the rpsL gene encoding 30S ribosomal protein S12, which yields MPTINQLIRKPRKPKPVRNKVPALEGSPQRRGVCTRVYTTTPKKPNSALRKVAKVRLAKSGYEAVCYIPGEGHNLQEHSVVLIRGGRVKDLPGVRYHILRGVLDTQGVKDRKQRRSHYGTKRPK from the coding sequence ATGCCTACGATCAACCAGCTGATCCGCAAGCCCCGCAAGCCCAAGCCCGTGCGCAACAAGGTGCCCGCGCTCGAAGGTTCGCCCCAGCGCCGCGGCGTCTGCACCCGCGTCTATACGACGACCCCCAAGAAGCCGAACTCGGCTCTGCGTAAGGTCGCCAAGGTCCGCCTGGCCAAGTCCGGCTACGAAGCCGTGTGCTACATCCCCGGCGAGGGCCACAATCTGCAGGAGCACTCGGTGGTCCTGATCCGCGGCGGCCGCGTGAAGGATCTTCCCGGCGTGCGCTACCACATCCTGCGCGGCGTGCTCGACACGCAGGGCGTCAAGGACCGCAAGCAGCGCCGTTCGCACTACGGCACCAAGCGTCCGAAGTAA
- the rpsG gene encoding 30S ribosomal protein S7 — translation MSRRHRAQKREVLPDPKYKDLIVTKFMNYVMYEGKKAVAENIVYGAFEILAEKKKDFEPVQTFHTALENVQPSVEVRSRRVGGATYQVPVEVRPDRRRALAIRWLVNAARKRGENTMTEKLAAELLDASNNRGTAVKKREDTHKMAEANRAFSHYRW, via the coding sequence ATGTCACGTCGTCACCGCGCCCAGAAACGCGAAGTCCTGCCGGATCCCAAATACAAGGATCTGATCGTCACCAAGTTCATGAATTACGTCATGTACGAGGGCAAGAAGGCCGTCGCCGAGAACATCGTCTACGGTGCGTTCGAGATCCTGGCCGAGAAGAAGAAGGACTTCGAGCCGGTCCAGACCTTCCACACCGCGCTGGAAAACGTCCAGCCGTCGGTCGAGGTTCGCTCGCGTCGCGTCGGTGGCGCCACCTACCAGGTGCCGGTCGAGGTTCGCCCCGATCGTCGCCGCGCTTTGGCCATCCGCTGGCTGGTGAACGCGGCGCGCAAGCGCGGCGAGAACACCATGACCGAAAAGCTGGCCGCCGAGCTGCTGGACGCCTCGAACAACCGCGGCACCGCGGTCAAGAAGCGTGAAGACACCCACAAGATGGCCGAAGCCAACCGCGCCTTCAGCCACTACCGCTGGTAG